In the Salvelinus fontinalis isolate EN_2023a chromosome 34, ASM2944872v1, whole genome shotgun sequence genome, one interval contains:
- the LOC129833177 gene encoding histone deacetylase 5-like isoform X4: protein MQSPVGGSEQGVGGGGGPVDLRTDPRLGPLGGGVDPAMREQQLQHELLLLKQQQELQKQLLFAEFQKQHEVLTRQHEVQLQEHLKQQQEILAAKRQQELEQKRKLEQQRHEELEKQRLEQQLLMLRNKEKGKESAIASTEVKLKLQEFLLSKKEPGTPGGLNHSFTHKCWGAHHTSLDPNSPPQSNTLGTPPSYKLPPLLGSYEGRDDFPLRKTASEPNLKVRSRLKQKVAERRSSPLLRRKDGTVISTFKKRAIEISVSSMCSSAPGSGPSSPNSSNSAIAENGSSGSVPNIHAEQLRSLHQTLNADGTVSPLSLYTSPSLPNISLGLPANSHLTANQKLLQEAERQAIQTMRQGGALTGKFVSTSSLPASCLPPGMQHDLDSTQAPNSHSSHSSLLQHVLLLEQARQQSALLSVPMYGQSPLVTGERVSNSMRTVNKLPRHRPLSRTQSAPLPQSPQALQQLVMQQQHQHFLEKQKQYQLNKILSKGVELPRQPPTHPEETEEELTETQEMQEEGAGSERLGEGRPQEQRLQKEESGETSPPSERLLTPLKGESTESDLEDEDDEDEAIELRECDEEGVPYGQHHLQQLNVFQASLSISGMPHRPLGRAQSSPATASVKGAPMGEVPIKHLFTTGLVYDTFMLKHQCMCGNTHIHPEHAGRIQSVWSRLQETGLLGRCERIRGRKATLDEIQTVHSEYHTLLYGTSPLNRQKLDSKKLLGPISQKMYAVLPCGGIGVDSDTVWNEMHSSGAVRMAVGCVIELAFKVAAGELKNGFAVVRPPGHHAEESTAMGFCFFNSVAITAKLLQQKLGVSKILIVDWDIHHGNGTQQAFYNDPNVLYISMHRYDDGNFFPGSGAPEEVGVGPGVGFNTNIAWTGGVEPPMGDVEYLTAFRTVVMPIANEFSPDVVLVSAGFDAVEGHQSPLGGYNVTAKCFGHLTKQLMKLAGGRVVLALEGGHDLTAICDASESCVAALLGDELDPLPQAVLQQKPCPKAAASLERVIEIQSKHWSSLQRLAPTVGESLMDAQRREKDEADTVTAMASLTVDTEQAAASTVSTETSRSTEEPMEEEPVL from the exons ATGCAGAGCCCTGTGGGCGGCAGTGAGCAGGGTGTTGGAGGTGGAGGCGGTCCCGTGGACCTGAGGACAGATCCCAGGCTGGGACCCCTGGGTGGAGGGGTGGACCCAGCCATGAGGGAGCAGCAACTGCAGCATGAACTGCTCCTCCTCAAGCAGCAACAGGAGCTTCAGAAACAGCTTCTCTTCGCTGAGTTCCAGAAGCAGCATGAGGTGCTGACACGCCAGCATGAGGTTCAGCTGCAGGAGCACCTGAAG cagcagcaggagatcCTGGCGGCCAAGCGGCAGCAGGAGCTGGAGCAGAAGAGGAAGCTGGAGCAGCAGAGGCATGAGGAGCTGGAGAAACAGAGGCTGGAGCAGCAGCTCCTCATGCTACGCAACAAGGAGAAGGGCAAAGAGA GTGCCATTGCCAGTACGGAGGTGAAGCTGAAGCTCCAGGAGTTCCTCCTGAGCAAAAAAGAGCCTGGCACACCTGGCGGACTAAACCATTCCTTCACCCATAAATGCTG GGGGGCCCACCACACCTCTCTGGACCCCAACTCCCCCCCTCAGAGTAACACTCTGGGAACGCCGCCCTCCTACAAACTACCCCCGCTACTGGGGTCCTATGAGGGCAGGGACGATTTCCCTCTCCGGAAGACTG CCTCCGAGCCCAATCTGAAGGTGCGTTCGCGGTTAAAGCAGAAGGTAGCTGAGAGACGGAGCAGTCCTCTGCTGAGGAGGAAGGATGGGACAGTGATAAGCACCTTCAAAAAGAGAGCCATCGAGATCTCTG TGTCCTCCATGTGCAGCAGTGCCCCTGGCTCCGGGCCCAGCTCGCCCAACAGCTCCAACAGCGCCATCGCAGAGAACGGCTCCAGCGGCTCTGTCCCCAACATCCACGCCGAG CAGCTGCGGTCCCTCCACCAGACCCTTAACGCTGATGGGACAGTCAGTCCGCTGAGCCTCTACACATCCCCCTCACTGCCCAACATCTCCCTGGGCCTGCCAGCCAACTCGCACCTCACC GCCAATCAGAAGCTGTTGCAGGAGGCGGAGAGGCAGGCCATCCAGACCATGCGTCAGGGTGGGGCTCTGACGGGCAAGTTTGTCAGCACCTCGTCCCTGCCGGCATCATGCCTGCCACCTGGGATGCAACACGACTTAGACTCCACCCAGGCCCCCAACAGCCACAGCAGTCACTCCTCCCTACTGCAGCACGTCCTCCTGCTGGAACAGGCCCGCCAGCAGAGTGCCCTCCTCTCAG TCCCCATGTACGGTCAGTCGCCGTTGGTGACAGGGGAGCGGGTGTCCAACAGTATGCGCACTGTGAACAAGCTACCACGCCACCGGCCCCTGAGTCGCACACAGTCTGCACCCCTCCCCCAGAGCCCCCAGGCCCTGCAGCAGCTCGTCATGCAGCAGCAGCACCAGCACTTCCTGGAGAAGCAGAAGCAGTACCAGCTCAACAAG ATTCTGTCAAAAGGGGTGGAGCTTCCTcgccaaccacccacccaccccgaggagacggaggaggagcTCACAGAGACGCAGGAGATGCAGGAGGAGGGGGCGGGGTCTGAGCGTCTGGGGGAGGGGCGTCCTCAGGAGCAGAGGCTCCAGAAGGAAGAGTCGGGGGAGACGTCGCCCCCTTCAGAACGCCTGCTGACCCCCCTGAAGGGCGAGAGCACAGAGAGCGATTtggaggatgaggatgatgaaGACGAGGCCATCGAGCTGAGGGAGTGTGATGAGGAGGGCGTACCTTACGGCCAA CATCACCTGCAACAGCTCAATGTGTTCCAGGCGTCCCTGTCCATTTCGGGCATGCCTCACAGACCTCTGGGAAGGGCCCAGTCCTCCCCTGCCACTGCCAGCGTCAAGGGGGCTCCCATGGGTGAGGTCCCCATCAAGCACCTCTTCACTACAG GGTTGGTGTACGACACCTTTATGCTGAAGCACCAGTGTATGTGTGGGAACACCCACATCCACCCAGAGCACGCCGGCCGCATCCAGAGTGTGTGGTCCCGGCTGCAGGAGACTGGGCTGCTGGGCCGCTGTGAG AGGATTCGGGGAAGGAAGGCCACGTTGGATGAGATCCAGACTGTGCATTCAGAATACCACACCCTACTGTACGGCACCAGTCCCCTCAACAGACAGAAACTAGACAGCAAGAAGCTCTTAG GTCCAATCAGTCAGAAGATGTATGCTGTGTTGCCCTGTGGAGGCATTGGG GTGGACAGTGACACTGTGTGGAATGAGATGCACTCCTCGGGCGCTGTCAGAATGGCTGTTGGCTGCGTCATCGAGCTGGCTTTCAAAGTGGCCGCCGGGGAACTGAAG AACGGCTTTGCCGTGGTGCGCCCACCAGGCCATCACGCTGAGGAATCCACTGCCAT GGGCTTCTGCTTCTTCAACTCAGTGGCCATCACAGCCAAGCTGCTACAGCAGAAACTAGGAGTGAGCAAGATACTCATCGTGGACTGG GATATTCACCATGGTAACGGGACACAGCAGGCTTTTTACAACGACCCCAACGTACTTTACATTTCCATGCATCGCTACGACGATGGAAACTTCTTCCCCGGCAGTGGGGCTCCTGAAGAGGTGGGGGTTGGACCTGGTGTTGGCTTCAACACAAACATCGCTTGGACAGGGGGTGTAGAACCGCCCATGGGGGACGTGGAGTACCTGACTGCCTTCAG GACGGTGGTGATGCCCATAGCCAACGAGTTCTCCCCCGACGTGGTCCTAGTGTCCGCTGGGTTTGATGCCGTGGAGGGCCACCAGTCCCCTCTGGGAGGATACAACGTCACTGCTAAAT GTTTCGGCCACCTCACCAAGCAGCTAATGAAGCTGGCGGGGGGACGTGTGGTCCTGGCGCTGGAAGGAGGTCACGACCTCACGGCCATCTGTGACGCCTCCGAGTCCTGCGTGGCGGCCCTGCTCGGCGATGAG TTGGACCCCCTGCCACAGGCTGTCCTGCAACAGAAGCCCTGTCCAAAAGCTGCTGCATCTCTGGAGAGGGTCATCGAAATACAGA gtaAACACTGGAGCTCTCTCCAAAGGTTGGCTCCCACGGTGGGCGAGTCCTTAATGGATGCCCAGCGGAGAGAGAAGGACGAGGCCGACACGGTCACTGCCATGGCATCGCTTACCGTGGATACTGAGCAGGCCGCCGCTTCCACCGTCTCCACGGAGACCAGCAG GTCTACAGAAGAGCCAATGGAAGAGGAGCCTGTCTTGTAG